Within Plasmodium reichenowi strain SY57 chromosome 3, whole genome shotgun sequence, the genomic segment aaaaaaaagaaaaaaaaaaatgtcaAAGGAGTTAGAGGaatgtataaaattatttaaagatTTGATTTGttgttataataacattaaCGAAACCGAATTAATTGAAGGAACAAATGATGAtttagataatatattaaatttgaATGAGGATATAAGTATTCCAACAGTATgtgatataaataaatgtaagGAAATTTTAGgtaaattaaaattattaataatacatttcTCATCAATTAACCCTTTAATATGTATAGGAGAAAAGGATATAAGAGAATTATTAATAGTAAGAGAAATATTAGAAAAAGGTGttattatatctataaGAGATAAAGATATCaaatcatttaatatatatatagctcaattatttatttattattttgattataaAGACATTTTACCAAAAAGTAAGAAACAAAATGCTATTGTTggtttatatttattatatttgttagCATCCAATTCTATAGGTGATTTTCATATGACTCTAGAAATATTATCTTCAGAAGATCATaatgatatttatattaaatatgtattaaatgtagaacaaaatataatggatggattttttcatcatgtcttaacaaaaaaagaaaagattCCTTTATATCTATATGAATCTTTTATGGATAAATTATATACCACCATTAGATTTAAATTAGTAGACTGTATATTCGCTTCTACCAATTctattcatttattatatgcttgcgaattattaaaattatcaaACCAACAAAACTTAAACgattttattattcaatATAATGAAGCCAAAAATAATCAAGGAGAATACAACTCCCTTTGTGAAATTAAGGATAATCATCTTGTTTGTAAAAATCAAACCATCGCTGTGCAAGAATTACCATCCTtggaaataataaataattctaTAGGCTACGCAACAGAGCTTGAGAGGATAGTATAAAACgaaaataatgtatatataaacatatatacgttaatatatatatatatatatatatataNNNNNNNNNNNNNNNNNNNNNNNNNNNNNNNNNNNNNNNNNNNNNNNNNNNNNNNNNNNNNNNNNNNNNNNNNNNNNNNNNNNNNNNNNNNNNNNNNNNNacatacatacatacatacatacatacacacacatatatatatatatatatatattttttatttattttatccatatatattttattaccCAGGGACCATAAATCTATATGTGTTGTGTAATTTGTTGAGCCCAACATAAGTTCAGGTGCTCGATAAAACCTTGAACAAATATATGAGACACTTCTTTGCCCAGCTAATAGATTTTTTGCACTACCAAAATCACATAATTTAAGTGTATGTGTTCTAGGATCTATTAATAAGTTTTGAGGTTTAAGATCTCTATGACAAATAAATTTTGAATGAATATATGATAGAGCCCTGCATAGTtgatatgaatataatttcACTAGAAACATTGGCAAAGATTGATTGTTTCtagaataatatttcatatatttatgtacaGTTTGAGGTATATATTCCATAActacatttaaaaatatatttttctcattttttttaaaagattcagtataataataatcctttaaatatattatatttatatgatttaaatttttcataatcATTAATTctctatttttatattgtgGATCTTGTAAAACCTTTTTTATCGCAACTTGTTCTGACGTATCTATACATATAGCCTCATATACAACACCAAAACTACCATTCCCTATAATATTTCCTAATTTGTAAGATTTATTAGGTGACCTATTAATTTCATTATCTATAGTTGTTTCCTCATCTTCATCCTCACTTCTATTACTACTATGGCTATACTCCTCTTCCTCCTTCTGATCACTCATCTCAAAATTATTCACataatttttgttattcGTATGATTCTTTTCttgataaatatttatatcttcatcttaaaaataaaaaataaaaaaaatacatatatatatatatatatatatatatatatatatatatatacacatatatataatatcaaGACACATTATCAAACCCCATTTTTGTCTAGCTTAAATTaattacaaataaataaataaataaaaatatatatatatatatataggtCTTATATCAAACTATTAATATCACAAAATAAGcttttatgtatatacatatatttttgtctATTCATAGgatttttgttttcttttcttttcttttgttttcttttgttttcttttcttttcttttcttttcttttcttttcttttttttttttttttttttttttttttttttttttttttttttttcttttttgctattttttttttttttttttttttatttctcttatattttatttttttNNNNNNNNNNNNNNNNNNNNNNNNNNNNNNNNNNNNNNNNNNNNNNNNNNNNNNNNNNNNNNNNNNNNNNNNNNNNNNNNNNNNNNNNNNNNNNNNNNNNttcatattttttttttttagttttttgatatttaatttgtgtttagatatataaatatattatatatataaatattatatatatatatatattatgtataattaCAAAATTGACAAAAGGTAATaatcaaaaatattaattgATATTGAATTCAGTgtattacatatatattatatatacatatatatttttttttttttttttttttatgcCTCATacattaattatttttttttctgtatattttccaaaataaacaattttacgttaaaataataaaaatatatagtatataaaatataattatacatataaatatatatatattatatatatatataatatatatattaatttatttatatatatataatgtatagtatatgatgataatatatataatactattatatttatacgatttgtttataaaactacaattatatattttaattaatatttatgtttttttcttctttttaaattatactgctagatgaatatataaaaagtgGTTTTTcacaataaataaaataaggaaatataatatttatatatatttatacttatttatatttatttatatgtatatctatttgtgttaatatatatatatatatatatatatatttttattcatatgaaaaagaaatatacattattatttaaagtatcatatttttttttttttttcttaatttcctaatatatttcatatggtataaaaatatataatactcacgatattgtaaatatgatggtatatataaataaaattgtcatatatatatataatatatatatatgttactacattatatatatgtaactatatattataatatcttatatatatgtatattttttttttttttttttttatgtgtacattttaattttttttttttttttacgtACTGTTTATTTTGAAAGTTGCACacacaaaaataaaaagtattaatatatatatatatatatatatatatatacatataatatatatatatattatatatatgtgagcattctttatttttttattattttcttcttcctaaataaatataaaattaaagaaatataatattctactaattttttaaaatattgtaagaatatgtataatatattattactggtatctttaaataatataagaaCACACtatcatacatatatatatatatatgaactTATAAACATATTCTTATAAACTGAAACATGAGAATAATATACGAGTCTATTAAAAAGAACTATCATAcattatatcatatatatatatatatatattatatctttatgcttatataacaaaatgttttataaatatacatacgAGAAATGTATAACAGGTAAGAATAACTCTTTATAACGttactattttttttttttttttttaaataaaatcaaagtatattatttattatattttattatattttattatattttattatatttcattttattttaatgatTCGAATGGATAGTCATATATCAACTTATTTAAATtcacacatatataaaatacatatgtgaagaataatatttatgtgtatatttatataataatttttataaattccTCAAgaatatagaaaaaaagaaaaacttttttttttttttttttttttttttatatatatatatatataaataataaaaagttGAGGTGCATATATAGAGTTCCTTCTTTATAAGGGATGGAAAANNNNNNNNNNNNNNNNNNNNNNNNNNNNNNNNNNNNNNNNNNNNNNNNNNNNNNNNNNNNNNNNNNNNNNNNNNNNNNNNNNNNNNNNNNNNNNNNNNNNaaaaaaaaaaatatttttttttttttttttttttttttataaataaatatataaaaaaaaaaaaaaattgaagtgaaaaaaaaaatttccttttttataaaggatggaaaaaaaaagatatttatattttaaatataaatatgaaaaaataaaaaaaaaaaaaaaaaaaaaaaaaaacttttatataatattattataataaacaaaaaattaaaacaatCTACATTCTTTCTTCTTTGAATGTTCCACCTTAAAACTGTACTTTCTCGatcttttattatcatgtcattttaaaaattaaaaaagataaataaataataaacaaattatatataaaaaaaattatacactatatgttataaatgcttaaaatatatatatatatatatataatataatatcgttttattttttctttcctGTATATGAAACTATTGTAtgatataatttaaaaaaaaaaaagaaaaaaaagaatcaattaaaatgaaataaattaaaataataaagtgctttattatgaataattaACTTTTtcattacatataataagaaCATTTCGGTCATATATTTCTCCTTGGCcattcattttattttattttattttttatttttttgaatttaaatttaaaatatagGAATGAAACATTTAAATGTTATTTTGTTGGAAGTTCCATAAGTTGTTGATCATATTATTCTATACTGTActgtattataatataatataatataatatactaTTTTGAAAGTCAAAAGAAAAGATAAAccaataaaataataatcaaaaaataaagaaatataaatatatatatatatatatatatatatatttatatatatttttttttttttttttttatattataattttgtcATTGCATCAAATTATCTTATTACCttgttaataataaacatgAAAAAAGTAAAGGACAAAACAATAATCTCCCTATTTATGTACAGCATCTCGACTACCGCTATAGTATATcagaattatatattcatatcCAATTTGTTAAAGAATTATCGAGCATTTGAATGGTTGTGTATCaaaaatgaagatgataatataatacatgGTGATTTCTTTGTATGTAATGAACAGGAAAATTATGttcaatttttattaattttagGATTTATTATTCAATTTTTATCAGGATCTATAGGAAgtgtattaataaaaatattttctaaaaaaattatagcACAAGCAgcatttatttttttattctttgGTTGGATTATACTAGGAACTGCTTTATcatattcaaaatattatgttgataataatataacgaataaaatatcattcgtaagtttttttttaaacttgtcttttatattttttggCATAGGTTCAGATAATTCTTACCTAcctattatttattatattaatgaGAGATATCCTGTGGAAGATATCGataaacatttatatacaattgaaaataataataataataataaattacaaaaattaaaatatattttaaaaaataaaaattatatccTAATCAGTACTATGTCTTCACTAGCTGTTCTAAGCTTGTTTGTAGGAAATGTTATCAATATTACTTTAAAGTATCTACCCTTTCAAAACAACGTTATACTTGTTATATTAACGTATCTTGCCTTGTGTATTATCCCTGCTTTTTTCATAGCCAACTTTTTAGATGACAAAACAAAtacttataaaaatgataatcAGCTTGTATCAGAGGATAACATACAAACAAACcaagataaaaataaaataaattatataaacagTGTGCATGATATAAACAATTCATCAAATAATTCTATTAATATTCAACACATACAACACAAACTTGATAACATTAATTTTACCGAACATGTTAATGAAAAAACACTACTTACAAAAGACCTGTACAATTCAGGtgaaaaaaaggaaaaagaaaaaaatgtacaGGCAGCTAGCCAAAATGTTGTATTGAATATGGGAAAGgataatgaaatatatgaagaaaatgagaaaaggaggaaaaatttattttatttaaaagatgTAGATTTTGGTGTATTAAAGGATCAGATAAaatcatcattatatatatttatattggttgaattttttttaataactTTTAGTGtatgttattttatgttttctTTATTTGACATATATGAAAACAATGTATTTGGAGAAACATTGGATGtatattcattaatattaccatctagttttatatttacattaatATTTGGCATCATAGCAgatgtaataaatatatcgaattttataagtttcaatttaatattaggaatatttgtgtatatgcttatatatttttattatactACAGCAAATGTAACAATTGGATATATATCTTTAGTtatctatttttttcatcagAGTTTTTATGCAAATCATATGTACATGTACATGTCTACTATATTTAAGCAGGAAAATTTCTCAATTCTTATTGgtataataaatacatttgCCTCACTAGCATTTTTTATGTCTTATAAAATACATGAgtttataaaaatcaagaataaaaatagtgTATATCCAAAGGCAATAGCTCAAGGGCTCTTTGTATCTTATGTTGTCGTTTTTTTTACGcacatattttatatcagGAGAAAAATGCGTTATCGCATGATTTCCCTTCCTTCTTCAAAGTAGGGGCACCACTAcataaatgtaaataaataaataaatatatatatatatatatatatatgtatatatttatttatatatatatatatatatattttttttttttttttttgagaagaactttttcatttatgtGGCAAGGCAATTTTCTATTCTTACGTACCCCcttatatatgataataactttcttttaatttattatgttttgttgtaattatatatatatatatatatttttaaatatctatgtttatttattaatttaaaacacttttaatttgttaatttataacatatagaaaatattatcattttttttatatattttaattttttttttattattttttttatttgtttattttgtaacttttctttcttaaaaagaaaaatggATTTTCCTAAATATGCGAGCATGGTCTAGTGGCTATGACGTTCGCCTCACACGCGAAAGATCCCGAGTTCGATCCTCGGTGCTcgtattaaaaaaaaaataaagtttaataataataaaataaaaattaaattttgtgccattaaaaaaattaatatggatagggaaaaaaaatagaaacaagcaaacaaacaaacaaCAAACAAATGTTTTCACAAAggttataaaaatattattatatatccattgtatgtatatgtatgtatgtttatatatttatttatgtatattttttctttttatttgttatggggaaaaatatgattattatttaatattattaagaaaaataatggacttatattttcttcataagGAATATAGTAAGAAAAACTTCTATCTAAAATACATGTAAATGTTACcaacatattatatatataatatatatatatatatatatatatatatatatatatatatatataattattaccTATTAAACATATAGGGAacctaaaaaaaaaataagcacaataaaaaatttttgaaaccttattatttcttaagaggtttattttattttataaaataagaattttttttttttataagaaaattaaaacattttatttttcaaatatctaaaaaaattatataaatataaaattattttttttcttcattatttatttgtatttgGTCCCAGGCGGTCTCGAACCGCCGACCTTACGGTTATTAGCCGTACGCTCTAACCAACTGAGCTATAGGACCTCTATTAATGTTATTCAATTGAATAagttttattaaaaaaaaaaaaaaaaaatatcacaaaataagaaaataatttttactTCTATCATTTTTACCATCTTATTTTCCTTACCCATTAAAAGAATCCAATAgtaaatatgtattaatatatatatatatatgtaaagaaaaaaaaaaaaatttttttatatatgattttttgtactttattattaatataaaataataaatatgatatatatattcccataattttatatttattttaaaaatatacattatttttttttttttttttttttttttatttataattaaattgGGACACTTGATGAATTCCATGTTATTTATaggaaatattattttgttaaataattttttattttcacTTTTAaggatttttttttttttttttatctttatataagaaaaatgtatatttttttataatgatttatatGTTTGATGTTACCAGGcacgaaaaaaaaatgcgacataataaatatatatatattatatatatatatatatatatatatatatgtatgtatgtatgtatttataattatgtaagaattttctttttttatattactaCCTTGTTcgaaaaaattatatatagattaTATATCTGCTCCGTAATATAAGAcatttttctatttttattaaaacataaaattacaaaacctttttactatttttaaaacatttagtaatttataaatttacaCCTTAATACCATTATTTCTCATTTCTCTAACTTTTATAAGAAACAAattaataagaataaatattatgaacaattataaaaaatgggtactggaaaataataaatatttcttatgATATTTAACAACACTTATGTGTAACGATTgtattgtatatatatatatatataataaaacaattgtctatatatatatatatatatatatatatatatatattatatgtattccaattttttaaaagtttatagaaattaaaaaaatcCCCACAACACTTTATTACTATAAtaacttatatataattatattataacttTTAGAAACCCATATgcattatttaaaatatataaaatgaacaattctttttttatatttacccaaaaaaaaaaaaaaaaagaattctaaaatatttttttaatttttaattatattttttctacctatattttttaacttTTACAAAACAGCCtaatgttataaaaataattgaatattttaaaaagaaaaaataaaaaggaatttttttttttaatgtttatataacaatatcatcataaaaattttatttatatatttaataatacaatttggaaaaagaaaataattaataaaatatgtatttttttgatatatataaatataaatattttttttttttttctgtttttttatatatattatatatatattatatattatattatatatatttattcaaaatatataattaaaaaaaaattctcTTAACTTTTCACATagtaaaagaaatatatatatatatatatatattataatattatttataataattaattaatatattatatatataatatatatatatattatataatatttatatatttatttatttttttttttttggtataTGCATTGATTCATGTGAAGGTGATAAGTGGATGgtgatattttttattgCCCTTCTAAAAATTctcattttatttattcataaatatattatataataatagaggcataaataaaaataatatatatataatatatatatatatatatatatatatatatataatattattatatatattattttattttcttgttttaaaacaaaaggtatcataaaaaataaaatccatatatattttctatttaatatatataaattcttATCTCAACATTATGGTaactttatatatatataatatattatatatatatattataataatatttttttcttatttatacttataataaataaataaatatatacatatatatatatatatatatatatatatatatatatatattacatatactattaaaataatttcatttatttattttatatataataacaaaatacCCAATTTTGAaacttataaaaaattattaaaaaaaaaaaaaaaaaaaaattgtgtcacaaatataaaaaaatatatttattcaattttaataaaaggaaaatttttttttttttttttaaaataaaataataatatttccttattttttaatttttcatttagtaaatttttgtttataaaCCTGTTGaagtttttattttttttttattttaaaaaatgaagttTAACAAACGTAAGTTTTTTATAAATCCAAAATTAAGAGAAACAACAAAATATctgatatatatatgtatttgtttatttttataagttGAAAAAGagttgttttttttttattaataaatataaatatatataatatatatatacgaaatgaagaattattaaaaaaaaagatatgaCCTTacaaaagatatatatatatatatatatatcttattatGTGATATAACATTGTGGCGTTTTTTTccttaataataatatatatatatatatatatattttttttttttttttttttaattacaGAAAAATCATCTTCCCGAAGGAAAATGAGGAAAGCTCATTTTACTGCACCAGCAGGTctaagaagaaaaataatgtcatcaaaattatcaaaagaattaagattaaaatataaggtatgatatatataattaattatgtGTAATA encodes:
- a CDS encoding 26S proteasome regulatory subunit RPN12, putative, yielding MSKELEECIKLFKDLICCYNNINETELIEGTNDDLDNILNLNEDISIPTVCDINKCKEILGKLKLLIIHFSSINPLICIGEKDIRELLIVREILEKGVIISIRDKDIKSFNIYIAQLFIYYFDYKDILPKSKKQNAIVGLYLLYLLASNSIGDFHMTLEILSSEDHNDIYIKYVLNVEQNIMDGFFHHVLTKKEKIPLYLYESFMDKLYTTIRFKLVDCIFASTNSIHLLYACELLKLSNQQNLNDFIIQYNEAKNNQGEYNSLCEIKDNHLVCKNQTIAVQELPSLEIINNSIGYATELERIV
- a CDS encoding glycogen synthase kinase 3; translated protein: EDINIYQEKNHTNNKNYVNNFEMSDQKEEEEYSHSSNRSEDEDEETTIDNEINRSPNKSYKLGNIIGNGSFGVVYEAICIDTSEQVAIKKVLQDPQYKNRELMIMKNLNHINIIYLKDYYYTESFKKNEKNIFLNVVMEYIPQTVHKYMKYYSRNNQSLPMFLVKLYSYQLCRALSYIHSKFICHRDLKPQNLLIDPRTHTLKLCDFGSAKNLLAGQRSVSYICSRFYRAPELMLGSTNYTTHIDLWSL
- a CDS encoding transporter, putative; this encodes MKKVKDKTIISLFMYSISTTAIVYQNYIFISNLLKNYRAFEWLCIKNEDDNIIHGDFFVCNEQENYVQFLLILGFIIQFLSGSIGSVLIKIFSKKIIAQAAFIFLFFGWIILGTALSYSKYYVDNNITNKISFVSFFLNLSFIFFGIGSDNSYLPIIYYINERYPVEDIDKHLYTIENNNNNNKLQKLKYILKNKNYILISTMSSLAVLSLFVGNVINITLKYLPFQNNVILVILTYLALCIIPAFFIANFLDDKTNTYKNDNQLVSEDNIQTNQDKNKINYINSVHDINNSSNNSINIQHIQHKLDNINFTEHVNEKTLLTKDLYNSGEKKEKEKNVQAASQNVVLNMGKDNEIYEENEKRRKNLFYLKDVDFGVLKDQIKSSLYIFILVEFFLITFSVCYFMFSLFDIYENNVFGETLDVYSLILPSSFIFTLIFGIIADVINISNFISFNLILGIFVYMLIYFYYTTANVTIGYISLVIYFFHQSFYANHMYMYMSTIFKQENFSILIGIINTFASLAFFMSYKIHEFIKIKNKNSVYPKAIAQGLFVSYVVVFFTHIFYIRRKMRYRMISLPSSK